In one window of Streptomyces sp. FXJ1.172 DNA:
- a CDS encoding aldose 1-epimerase, translating into MTAEYRIVEDRLGGEPTLVVSAPDDSARAVLALRGATLLSWQVRHGSAGRLKELTDGYRDEKELLSQDGVRAGLMAPFTNRIADGRYRYDGHDHDLLPGRLGDRTIYHGFARETPFELAHATTTADSARLLLRTTSIRPGRYPGYPFALDLEAEFTVTARELSIEIRATNVGDATAPCAVGWHPYFTLSRPIDDLVLHIPAHILIRTDPSLIPLPGADATLPLDHCPEADFRAPKRLGGAVVDACYADLTPGPSGRIETVLTDPATGEELRVWQYGGYVHVFTGDTLARDRRASIALEPVEAMTNAFNRPDHTTALALEPGRRREFSFGVTYAPPAT; encoded by the coding sequence ATGACCGCCGAGTACCGGATCGTCGAGGACCGCCTCGGCGGTGAACCCACCCTCGTCGTCTCCGCGCCGGACGATTCGGCGCGTGCCGTCCTCGCCCTGCGCGGAGCGACCCTGCTGAGCTGGCAGGTCCGGCACGGCTCGGCAGGTCGGCTGAAGGAGCTGACGGACGGCTACCGCGACGAAAAGGAACTCCTCTCCCAGGACGGCGTACGCGCCGGCCTGATGGCCCCCTTCACCAACCGCATAGCCGACGGCCGCTACCGCTACGACGGGCACGACCACGACCTGCTGCCCGGCCGCCTCGGCGACCGCACGATCTACCACGGCTTCGCCCGCGAAACACCGTTCGAACTCGCCCACGCCACCACGACGGCCGACTCGGCCCGTCTGCTCCTGCGCACCACGAGCATCCGACCGGGCCGGTACCCCGGCTACCCGTTCGCCCTCGACCTCGAAGCCGAATTCACCGTCACGGCACGAGAGCTGAGCATCGAGATCCGGGCAACGAACGTGGGCGACGCCACTGCCCCCTGCGCAGTGGGCTGGCACCCCTACTTCACCCTGTCGCGCCCCATCGACGACCTGGTACTGCACATCCCCGCCCACATCCTCATCCGCACCGACCCATCCCTCATCCCACTGCCCGGCGCCGACGCCACGCTCCCCTTGGACCACTGCCCCGAGGCGGACTTCCGGGCACCGAAGCGACTCGGCGGCGCGGTCGTCGACGCCTGTTACGCGGACCTCACCCCCGGCCCCAGCGGCCGGATCGAGACGGTGCTGACCGATCCGGCGACCGGCGAGGAACTGCGGGTCTGGCAGTACGGGGGATACGTGCACGTCTTCACCGGAGACACCCTGGCACGCGACCGGCGCGCCTCCATCGCGCTCGAACCCGTCGAGGCGATGACCAACGCCTTCAACCGCCCCGACCACACCACCGCCCTCGCCCTGGAACCCGGCCGACGCCGCGAGTTCAGCTTCGGCGTCACCTATGCGCCTCCGGCAACGTGA